The following coding sequences are from one Eucalyptus grandis isolate ANBG69807.140 chromosome 11, ASM1654582v1, whole genome shotgun sequence window:
- the LOC104426648 gene encoding non-specific lipid transfer protein GPI-anchored 19 isoform X2, with protein sequence MASRGIMMGLVLVLAAAMWPRSAAQSGCTTTLTSLAPCLNFITGNSSTPSSSCCSQLASVVQASPRCLCSVMNGAAPVFGITINQTLAMALPNACNVKTPPISQCNVANAPTAAGVGAPEEPPVASPEGSPAESSNDTPNAAAPAASTTPSGTGGSKAVPSTNGNTSDGSIAKAQLHLAALVFLVASIFKRF encoded by the exons ATGGCATCCAGAGGGATCATGATGGGCCTGGTCCTCGTGCTCGCCGCCGCGATGTGGCCCCGGTCCGCAGCCCAGTCAGGGTGCACCACCACCCTCACGAGCCTCGCGCCGTGCCTCAACTTCATCACCGGGAATTCGTCCACCCCCTCGTCCTCGTGCTGCTCCCAGCTCGCCAGCGTCGTCCAGGCGTCCCCCCGGTGCCTCTGCTCGGTCATGAACGGCGCCGCCCCGGTGTTTGGCATCACCATCAACCAGACCCTCGCCATGGCGCTCCCCAACGCTTGCAATGTGAAGACCCCACCGATCAGCCAGTGCAATG TCGCTAATGCGCCGACAGCGGCCGGCGTGGGTGCACCAGAGGAGCCTCCTGTGGCCTCGCCGGAGGGTTCTCCAGCAGAGTCTTCCAACGACACACCAAATGCTGCAGCACCAGCTGCCTCAACTACTCCTTCAG GAACAGGAGGGTCTAAAGCCGTGCCGTCGACGAACGGGAACACATCTGATGGAAGCATTGCAAAAGCTCAACTTCATCTCGCCGCATTGGTCTTCCTCGTGGCTTCGATCTTCAAGAGATTCTGA
- the LOC104426648 gene encoding non-specific lipid transfer protein GPI-anchored 19 isoform X1, with protein sequence MASRGIMMGLVLVLAAAMWPRSAAQSGCTTTLTSLAPCLNFITGNSSTPSSSCCSQLASVVQASPRCLCSVMNGAAPVFGITINQTLAMALPNACNVKTPPISQCNAVANAPTAAGVGAPEEPPVASPEGSPAESSNDTPNAAAPAASTTPSGTGGSKAVPSTNGNTSDGSIAKAQLHLAALVFLVASIFKRF encoded by the exons ATGGCATCCAGAGGGATCATGATGGGCCTGGTCCTCGTGCTCGCCGCCGCGATGTGGCCCCGGTCCGCAGCCCAGTCAGGGTGCACCACCACCCTCACGAGCCTCGCGCCGTGCCTCAACTTCATCACCGGGAATTCGTCCACCCCCTCGTCCTCGTGCTGCTCCCAGCTCGCCAGCGTCGTCCAGGCGTCCCCCCGGTGCCTCTGCTCGGTCATGAACGGCGCCGCCCCGGTGTTTGGCATCACCATCAACCAGACCCTCGCCATGGCGCTCCCCAACGCTTGCAATGTGAAGACCCCACCGATCAGCCAGTGCAATG CGGTCGCTAATGCGCCGACAGCGGCCGGCGTGGGTGCACCAGAGGAGCCTCCTGTGGCCTCGCCGGAGGGTTCTCCAGCAGAGTCTTCCAACGACACACCAAATGCTGCAGCACCAGCTGCCTCAACTACTCCTTCAG GAACAGGAGGGTCTAAAGCCGTGCCGTCGACGAACGGGAACACATCTGATGGAAGCATTGCAAAAGCTCAACTTCATCTCGCCGCATTGGTCTTCCTCGTGGCTTCGATCTTCAAGAGATTCTGA